From a region of the Prevotella melaninogenica genome:
- the tgt gene encoding tRNA guanosine(34) transglycosylase Tgt — protein sequence MTFELQHTDNASDARTGIITTDHGQIKTPIFMPVGTVGSVKGVHFEELRKQVKAQIILGNTYHLYLRPGLDIIKAAGGLHGFNGWDRPILTDSGGFQVFSLTGIRKLSEEGCEFRSHIDGSKHIFTPENVMDTERIIGADIMMAFDECPPGQSDYQYAKKSLEMTQRWLDRCIKRFNETEPLYGHNQSLFPIVQGCTYKDLRREAAKFVADKGADGNAIGGLAVGEPTEVMYEMIEVVNEILPKDKPRYLMGVGTPQNILEAIERGVDMFDCVMPTRNGRNAMLFTYNGTMNMKNKKWENDFSPIDPDGCDIDVITSKAYLHHLFKAGELLAMQIASIHNLAFYLRLVTDARTHIEQGDFVQWKTSVIEQLGRRI from the coding sequence ATGACATTTGAGCTTCAACATACAGATAATGCCAGCGATGCACGCACAGGTATCATCACAACCGACCACGGACAGATAAAGACTCCTATCTTTATGCCTGTTGGTACTGTCGGTTCTGTTAAGGGTGTACACTTTGAGGAGTTGCGAAAACAAGTTAAGGCACAGATTATCTTGGGTAATACCTATCACCTTTACCTACGTCCGGGACTTGATATCATCAAGGCAGCAGGTGGTCTGCATGGTTTCAATGGTTGGGATCGTCCGATCCTGACGGACTCTGGTGGTTTCCAAGTTTTCTCATTGACAGGTATTCGTAAGCTGTCAGAAGAAGGCTGTGAGTTCAGAAGTCACATCGATGGTTCTAAACATATCTTTACCCCAGAGAATGTGATGGATACCGAACGAATCATTGGTGCCGATATCATGATGGCTTTCGACGAGTGTCCTCCAGGACAGAGCGATTACCAATATGCCAAAAAGAGTTTGGAAATGACACAGCGTTGGCTTGACCGCTGTATCAAACGATTCAACGAGACGGAGCCACTCTATGGTCATAATCAGAGTCTCTTCCCTATCGTTCAAGGCTGTACTTACAAGGACTTGCGCCGTGAAGCGGCAAAGTTTGTGGCTGATAAGGGTGCAGATGGTAATGCTATCGGTGGCTTGGCAGTCGGTGAACCTACAGAAGTTATGTATGAGATGATTGAGGTAGTCAATGAGATTCTTCCAAAAGACAAGCCTCGTTACCTGATGGGAGTTGGTACACCACAGAACATTCTCGAAGCTATTGAGCGCGGTGTGGATATGTTCGATTGTGTTATGCCTACCCGTAACGGCCGCAATGCAATGCTCTTCACCTACAATGGTACGATGAACATGAAGAATAAGAAGTGGGAAAACGATTTCTCACCTATTGATCCTGATGGCTGTGATATTGATGTTATCACAAGTAAAGCCTATCTCCATCATCTCTTCAAAGCAGGGGAATTGCTCGCAATGCAGATTGCCAGCATCCACAACCTTGCGTTCTATCTCCGTCTCGTAACGGATGCACGTACACATATTGAGCAAGGTGACTTCGTACAGTGGAAAACTTCTGTCATTGAACAGTTAGGAAGAAGAATTTAA
- a CDS encoding LptF/LptG family permease — protein MSKVKEIVDKVKKLINHFGQRVLARFPVLKKVGHLLQMLSPSRFIGILDWYIIKKFIGTYIYAILLIISIAIVFDFNENLSKFTQYHAPWRAIIFDYYANFVPYYSNLFSPLFVFIAVIFFTSKLAGNSEIISMMAAGVSIRRLMRPYMISCILIAGLTFYLNSFVIPHGTVIRQNFESLYRNSKKNTSAENVQLFVAKNTTAYIQHYDDQYKRGYGFSLVKTKNKKIVSHMTAMEIQYDTVADTKYHWKVSNWKIRTLKGLKEHIQSGASKDTVLLMEPTDLVYSKGQQETFTSPELLNYISKQTSRGSGNVVQYEVEFHKRIAMSFSSFILTIIGLSLSSRKRKGGMGLYLGIGLALSFGYIMLQTVSATFAIQDDTPPILAAWIPNIIFAIIAYFCYRHAPS, from the coding sequence ATGAGTAAGGTTAAAGAGATTGTTGATAAAGTTAAGAAACTGATTAATCATTTCGGGCAACGTGTTCTTGCACGCTTTCCTGTCTTGAAGAAGGTAGGACATCTACTTCAGATGCTCTCCCCTTCTCGTTTTATCGGTATTCTGGACTGGTATATCATTAAGAAGTTCATAGGTACATACATCTATGCTATCTTATTGATTATCTCCATTGCTATTGTGTTCGACTTCAACGAGAACCTCTCTAAGTTCACGCAATATCATGCTCCATGGCGAGCTATCATCTTTGATTACTATGCCAACTTCGTCCCTTACTATTCCAATCTCTTCTCACCACTATTCGTATTCATTGCAGTTATCTTCTTTACTTCCAAACTGGCAGGTAACTCTGAGATTATTTCAATGATGGCAGCAGGCGTGTCTATCAGACGACTGATGCGCCCTTACATGATTTCGTGTATTCTTATTGCAGGCTTAACATTCTATCTTAACAGCTTTGTGATACCTCATGGCACTGTTATTCGCCAAAACTTTGAGTCTCTCTATCGTAATTCTAAAAAGAACACATCGGCAGAGAACGTACAACTGTTTGTTGCAAAGAATACTACCGCTTATATTCAGCATTACGACGACCAGTATAAACGGGGCTATGGGTTCTCACTTGTAAAGACTAAAAACAAGAAGATTGTCAGCCACATGACTGCAATGGAGATTCAGTATGATACCGTTGCTGACACAAAGTATCATTGGAAGGTTAGCAATTGGAAGATACGTACACTGAAAGGACTAAAGGAACATATCCAAAGTGGAGCCTCAAAGGACACTGTTCTACTCATGGAACCAACTGACCTTGTCTATTCTAAAGGTCAACAAGAAACCTTTACCTCTCCAGAACTACTAAACTATATCTCCAAGCAGACCAGTCGCGGTTCTGGTAACGTGGTACAATATGAGGTTGAGTTCCACAAGCGAATAGCGATGTCGTTCTCCTCCTTCATCCTAACCATCATTGGCCTCTCCCTCTCCTCACGTAAGAGAAAAGGAGGAATGGGTCTCTATCTTGGAATCGGTTTGGCATTGAGTTTCGGCTATATCATGCTTCAGACCGTTTCTGCAACCTTTGCAATTCAGGATGACACACCGCCTATATTGGCAGCGTGGATACCAAACATCATTTTTGCTATCATCGCCTACTTCTGCTACAGACATGCACCAAGTTAA
- a CDS encoding DEAD/DEAH box helicase, with amino-acid sequence MYFEDLDLNDNVLDALYDMRFDECTPVQEKCIPEILKGHDVLGVAQTGTGKTAAYLLPVLSKLADGGYPESAINCVIMSPTRELAQQIDQGMQGFAYYLNGVSCVAVYGGNDGNRYDQELKSLALGADVVIATPGRFISHISLGNVDLSKVSFFILDEADRMLDMGFADDIMTIAKKLPATCQTIMFSATMPKKIEELAKTLLKNPVEIKLAVSKPAEKIQQTAYVCYETQKMGIIKDIFKAGDLKRVIIFSGSKQKVKQIAGSLNRMHINCGEMHSNLDQEQRNDVMFKFKSGQIDVLVATDIVARGIDIDDIAMVINYDVPHDAEDYVHRIGRTARADRDGKAITFVNEDDIYFFQQIESFLEKEIEKAQLPADLGEGPEYKSNGKPKKGGNSAKSRRRKDRDHQSHKDKKQGNNKQRNRRPAPQTQNNTDENNANQQERKAGNKQNNKTQKQQDNKPAAAEGKPVNKKNNRKGKQQERQPKTENEKRNDRKPANNKGNAENTTNQQNKKPNNKRKKRNNRQRTPEDKSVRRSTKYDIREELPSTSNNESGLKALIKKPLKWLRGLGKK; translated from the coding sequence ATGTATTTTGAAGATTTAGATTTAAACGATAACGTACTTGACGCACTATATGACATGCGTTTTGATGAATGTACTCCAGTTCAGGAGAAGTGCATTCCCGAAATATTAAAAGGACACGACGTATTGGGTGTTGCCCAGACTGGTACAGGTAAAACAGCGGCTTACCTACTCCCAGTTCTCTCTAAACTGGCTGATGGTGGCTACCCTGAGTCAGCAATTAATTGTGTCATCATGTCGCCTACTCGCGAGTTAGCACAGCAGATTGATCAAGGCATGCAGGGCTTTGCCTACTATCTTAATGGTGTATCTTGCGTTGCTGTCTATGGTGGTAATGATGGTAATAGATATGACCAAGAGTTGAAGAGTCTCGCATTGGGAGCAGACGTAGTGATTGCTACACCAGGTCGATTCATCTCTCATATTTCTCTCGGAAATGTAGACTTATCTAAGGTGAGCTTCTTCATCCTTGACGAAGCTGACCGCATGCTTGACATGGGTTTTGCGGATGACATCATGACAATAGCAAAGAAATTGCCTGCTACATGTCAGACAATTATGTTCTCTGCTACCATGCCTAAGAAGATAGAAGAACTTGCGAAGACATTGCTAAAGAATCCTGTTGAGATTAAACTCGCTGTTAGTAAACCTGCAGAGAAGATTCAGCAGACAGCTTACGTATGCTATGAAACGCAGAAGATGGGTATCATTAAGGATATCTTCAAGGCTGGTGATCTCAAGCGTGTCATTATCTTCTCTGGGTCAAAACAGAAGGTAAAGCAGATTGCAGGATCGCTCAATCGTATGCATATCAACTGTGGTGAGATGCATTCCAACCTCGATCAAGAACAGCGCAATGACGTTATGTTTAAGTTCAAGAGCGGACAAATAGATGTACTGGTTGCTACAGACATCGTTGCACGTGGTATTGATATCGACGACATAGCAATGGTCATCAACTATGATGTACCTCATGATGCAGAGGATTACGTACACCGTATCGGTCGTACAGCACGTGCTGACCGTGACGGAAAGGCAATTACCTTTGTGAACGAAGATGATATCTATTTCTTCCAACAGATTGAATCATTCTTAGAGAAGGAGATTGAGAAGGCGCAACTACCAGCTGACCTTGGTGAAGGACCAGAGTATAAGAGCAACGGAAAACCTAAGAAGGGTGGCAATAGTGCCAAGAGCCGTCGCCGTAAGGACCGTGACCATCAGAGTCATAAGGACAAGAAACAAGGAAACAACAAGCAGCGCAACAGACGTCCTGCACCACAGACACAGAACAACACTGACGAGAACAACGCGAACCAACAGGAGCGTAAGGCTGGTAACAAACAGAATAATAAAACTCAAAAGCAGCAAGATAACAAGCCTGCAGCAGCTGAGGGTAAACCAGTAAACAAGAAGAATAACCGTAAGGGTAAGCAGCAGGAGCGTCAGCCAAAAACTGAGAACGAGAAGCGCAATGACAGAAAGCCTGCTAATAATAAAGGTAATGCTGAAAACACTACCAATCAGCAGAATAAGAAGCCAAACAATAAGCGTAAGAAACGTAACAACCGCCAGCGTACACCAGAAGACAAGTCTGTAAGAAGGAGTACGAAATATGATATTCGTGAGGAGTTGCCATCAACATCCAACAACGAATCAGGCTTAAAGGCTCTTATTAAAAAACCTCTGAAGTGGCTTCGTGGACTTGGTAAGAAGTAA
- a CDS encoding NCS2 family permease, whose protein sequence is MTFLEKALGFDSKSMKLRTEIIAGATTFLTMSYILAVNPSILASTGMDKGALFTGTALAAAIATLLLAFMAKLPFAQAPSMGLNAFFAYTLCVSLKFTWQQSLAIMLIEGVLFIAITFFNVREMILNAIPTNLRYAISAGIGMFIAFIGLKNANIIVNNDATLVGLGAFTPTCILGIIAILLSGALMARNVKGSLFWGIIITTIIGIPMGVTVFPNGWLPVSAPQEITPIFCKFDFSGLLNLKTVLVIFSLLLINIFDTIGTLMGLADKTGIVEANGNIPHVKEAMMSDAIGTTCGAMLGSSTLTTYVESASGIAEGGRSGLTAFTVGLFFIVSLFLSPIFLLIPSAATSGALVMVGVLMIDSVKKINLQDITESFPAFITMITMVLCYSIADGICLGIIAYVFMKTFTRQWKDLNWTLVVLAILFILNFVRS, encoded by the coding sequence ATGACTTTCTTAGAAAAAGCCCTCGGATTTGATTCCAAATCTATGAAGCTCCGCACAGAGATTATTGCAGGAGCAACAACATTCTTAACTATGAGCTATATCTTAGCTGTCAATCCAAGTATTCTTGCAAGTACTGGTATGGACAAGGGAGCGCTCTTCACTGGTACAGCACTGGCAGCAGCTATAGCTACATTGTTATTAGCATTTATGGCAAAACTTCCTTTTGCACAAGCTCCATCTATGGGTCTTAACGCCTTCTTTGCCTATACACTCTGCGTATCTTTAAAGTTTACATGGCAGCAGTCGCTTGCTATCATGCTCATTGAGGGTGTTCTCTTCATTGCAATTACTTTTTTCAATGTGCGAGAGATGATTCTCAATGCCATCCCGACAAATTTACGCTATGCCATATCAGCTGGTATTGGTATGTTCATTGCTTTTATCGGTCTGAAGAATGCAAACATTATCGTTAATAACGATGCAACCCTCGTTGGCTTAGGAGCCTTCACACCTACCTGTATTCTTGGTATCATTGCTATCTTACTCAGTGGTGCGCTCATGGCAAGAAACGTCAAAGGCTCTTTGTTCTGGGGTATCATCATCACAACAATTATAGGTATACCAATGGGCGTAACAGTCTTTCCTAATGGATGGCTACCAGTTTCTGCACCACAGGAAATAACTCCTATCTTCTGTAAGTTTGACTTCTCAGGTCTTCTGAATCTTAAGACTGTATTGGTAATCTTCTCTCTACTCTTAATAAACATCTTTGACACTATCGGTACACTGATGGGGTTAGCTGATAAAACAGGTATAGTTGAAGCAAATGGCAACATCCCGCATGTAAAGGAAGCAATGATGAGTGATGCCATTGGTACAACTTGCGGTGCTATGTTGGGTAGTTCAACGCTGACTACATACGTTGAGAGCGCAAGTGGTATTGCAGAAGGTGGTCGATCTGGTTTAACAGCATTTACAGTAGGTCTTTTCTTCATCGTATCACTCTTCCTCTCCCCTATCTTCTTACTCATCCCAAGTGCAGCAACAAGTGGAGCTTTGGTTATGGTAGGTGTACTGATGATTGACTCTGTAAAGAAAATCAATCTTCAGGATATTACAGAATCATTCCCAGCCTTCATCACAATGATTACAATGGTGCTTTGCTATTCTATCGCTGATGGTATTTGCTTAGGAATCATTGCATATGTATTTATGAAGACTTTTACACGTCAGTGGAAGGATCTGAACTGGACACTCGTTGTATTAGCAATTCTCTTTATCCTGAACTTTGTGAGAAGCTAA
- the nudC gene encoding NAD(+) diphosphatase has product MKKYWFVFCKTDIMLEKVGKGYTIPLSEEAPVTLHPWTHVLNVTPMEDGTEVKAVMIDQPITDNPLYEMCGLRPSFYRLSKELYLKAGKCHELLYWDNNTKFCGVCGAPMKRHTDISKRCTNCGKEVWPQLATAVIVLVHRGDEVLLVHGRNFKTDFYGLVAGFVETGETLEEAVNREVEEETGIKIKNIRYFGSQPWPYPCGLMVGFNADYDGGDIHLQQSELSKGAWFTKDNLPTIPEPLSIARMILDDWINKTSI; this is encoded by the coding sequence ATGAAGAAATACTGGTTTGTTTTCTGTAAGACAGATATCATGCTTGAGAAAGTGGGTAAAGGCTATACCATTCCACTTTCTGAAGAAGCTCCAGTAACACTACATCCTTGGACACACGTACTAAACGTCACACCAATGGAAGACGGTACAGAAGTGAAGGCGGTCATGATCGACCAACCAATTACAGACAATCCTCTGTATGAGATGTGTGGCTTACGCCCATCTTTCTACCGCCTTTCCAAGGAACTTTATCTTAAGGCTGGCAAGTGTCATGAACTACTTTACTGGGATAATAACACTAAGTTCTGTGGCGTTTGTGGTGCACCAATGAAGAGGCACACTGATATATCAAAGCGTTGTACGAATTGTGGAAAAGAAGTATGGCCACAATTGGCAACAGCTGTCATCGTCCTTGTACACCGAGGCGACGAAGTCCTTTTGGTACATGGTCGTAACTTCAAGACCGATTTCTATGGACTTGTAGCGGGTTTTGTTGAGACTGGTGAAACACTCGAAGAGGCTGTAAATCGTGAGGTAGAAGAAGAAACAGGAATCAAGATAAAGAACATCCGTTATTTTGGTTCACAACCTTGGCCCTATCCTTGTGGTCTAATGGTAGGCTTTAATGCCGATTATGACGGTGGAGACATTCATCTACAACAAAGCGAACTATCAAAAGGAGCCTGGTTTACTAAAGACAACCTACCAACCATTCCTGAGCCTTTATCAATAGCACGAATGATTCTTGATGATTGGATAAATAAAACATCAATATAA
- a CDS encoding bifunctional metallophosphatase/5'-nucleotidase, whose protein sequence is MKLSTILLSIMLGLCSSTMAQQKDVTIKLIETTDVHGSFFPYDFITRKPKSGSMARVYTLVEELRKKDGKDNVYLLDNGDILQGQPISYYYNYVAPEKTNIAASILNYMGYDVATVGNHDIETGHKVYDKWFKELKFPILGANIIDTKTNKPYILPYYTIKKKNGIKVCVIGMLTPAIPNWLKESIWSGLRFEEMVSCAKRTMAEVKTKEKPDVIVGLFHSGWDGGIKTPEYDEDASKKVAKEVPGFDIVFFGHDHTPHSSIEKNIVGKNVICLDPANNAQRVAIATLTLRPKTVKGKRQYTVTKATGELVDVKELKADDAFIQHFQPEIDAVKAWSDQVIGRFENTIYTKDSYFGNSAFNDLILNLELEITKADIAFNAPLLFNASIKAGPITVADMFNLYKYENNLCTMRLTGKEIRKHLEMSYDLWCNTMKSPDDHLLLLSNTQNDAQRLGFKNFSFNFDSAAGIDYEVDVTKPDGQKVRILRMSNGEPFDENKWYTVAVNSYRANGGGELLTKGAGIPRDSLKSRIIWESPKDQRHYLMEEIKKAGVMNPQPNHNWKFIPETWTIPAAARDRKLLLENKQIRR, encoded by the coding sequence ATGAAACTTTCAACAATATTACTTTCCATCATGTTAGGACTCTGTTCTTCAACTATGGCACAACAGAAGGATGTTACCATCAAACTTATCGAAACAACTGACGTTCATGGTTCTTTCTTTCCATACGATTTCATCACTCGAAAGCCTAAGAGCGGTTCTATGGCAAGAGTCTATACATTAGTAGAAGAACTGCGTAAGAAGGATGGAAAAGACAATGTCTATTTATTGGATAATGGCGATATCTTACAAGGTCAGCCTATCTCCTATTATTATAATTACGTCGCACCAGAGAAGACAAACATCGCTGCAAGCATACTTAACTATATGGGATATGACGTAGCAACGGTTGGAAACCACGATATTGAAACAGGACATAAGGTTTATGACAAATGGTTTAAGGAGTTGAAGTTCCCTATCCTTGGTGCAAATATTATCGACACAAAGACTAATAAGCCTTATATCTTACCTTATTATACTATCAAGAAAAAGAATGGTATCAAGGTTTGTGTCATCGGTATGCTCACTCCTGCCATACCTAACTGGTTGAAAGAGAGTATTTGGAGTGGTCTACGCTTTGAAGAAATGGTCTCTTGTGCCAAGCGAACAATGGCAGAAGTGAAGACGAAAGAAAAGCCAGACGTTATTGTTGGTTTGTTCCATTCTGGCTGGGATGGTGGTATTAAGACACCAGAATATGATGAGGATGCTTCGAAGAAGGTAGCTAAGGAAGTGCCTGGCTTTGATATTGTATTCTTCGGTCATGACCATACTCCACATAGTTCGATTGAAAAGAATATTGTTGGTAAAAACGTAATCTGTCTTGACCCTGCTAACAATGCACAACGTGTAGCCATAGCAACATTAACCCTTAGACCTAAGACTGTCAAAGGTAAACGGCAATACACCGTAACAAAAGCTACGGGTGAATTGGTTGATGTAAAGGAACTCAAAGCTGACGATGCTTTCATTCAACACTTCCAACCAGAGATTGATGCGGTAAAAGCATGGAGCGATCAGGTAATTGGAAGATTTGAAAATACTATCTATACAAAAGATAGTTACTTTGGCAACTCTGCTTTCAACGACCTTATCCTCAACTTGGAGTTGGAGATTACTAAGGCAGATATTGCTTTCAATGCACCTTTATTATTCAACGCATCTATCAAGGCTGGTCCTATCACTGTTGCTGATATGTTCAATCTTTATAAGTATGAGAACAACCTCTGTACCATGCGTCTGACTGGTAAAGAGATTCGTAAGCATCTTGAAATGAGTTATGACCTATGGTGTAACACAATGAAAAGCCCTGACGACCATCTGCTTTTGCTCTCTAACACACAGAATGATGCACAACGTCTTGGCTTCAAGAACTTCTCATTCAACTTTGATTCAGCAGCTGGTATCGATTATGAAGTAGACGTTACAAAACCTGATGGACAGAAGGTACGTATCCTTCGCATGAGTAATGGAGAACCATTTGATGAAAATAAGTGGTACACAGTAGCAGTTAATAGCTATCGTGCTAATGGTGGTGGCGAGTTATTAACCAAGGGTGCTGGTATTCCACGTGACTCTTTGAAGAGTCGAATCATTTGGGAAAGTCCAAAAGACCAACGCCATTATTTGATGGAAGAGATAAAGAAGGCAGGTGTGATGAATCCACAGCCAAACCATAATTGGAAGTTTATTCCAGAGACATGGACTATTCCTGCTGCAGCACGTGACCGTAAACTTCTTTTGGAGAATAAACAAATCAGAAGGTAA
- a CDS encoding NADP-specific glutamate dehydrogenase, producing the protein MKATEVVERLKQRFPNEPEYIQAVSQVLDTIEDEYNKHPGFEQANLIERLCIPDRIIKFRVNWVDDKGNVQTNMGFRVQHNNTIGPYKGGLRFHASVNESILKFLAFEQTFKNSLTTLPMGGAKGGSDFSPRGKSNAEVMRFCQAFMRELWNYIGPDCDVPAGDIGVGGREVGYMFGQYKKLTNQFVGILTGKGQEFGGSLIRPEATGYGNVYFLQNMLKTRNIDIIGKTVLVSGSGNVAQYTIEKLLELGAKPLTCSDSDGYIYDPDSIDEEKLAYIMELKNIERGRIREYAEKYNVKYVSGGRPWSEKADIATPCATQNEINGEAAAELVKNGVIAVTEGANMPSTPEAVKIFQDAKVLYCPGKASNAGGVAVSGLEMSQNSGRLKWSREEVDQRLHQIMDDIHANCVKYGIEPDGYINYVKGANVAGFIKVAKAMMAQGII; encoded by the coding sequence ATGAAAGCAACAGAAGTCGTAGAGAGATTAAAACAGCGTTTTCCAAATGAGCCAGAGTATATTCAGGCTGTTTCACAGGTATTAGATACGATCGAAGATGAATACAATAAACATCCTGGTTTTGAACAAGCCAATCTTATCGAGCGACTCTGTATACCAGACAGAATCATTAAGTTCCGTGTAAACTGGGTTGATGACAAGGGAAATGTACAAACCAATATGGGCTTCCGTGTACAACATAACAACACGATTGGTCCTTACAAAGGTGGACTCCGTTTCCATGCATCAGTTAATGAGTCTATCTTAAAATTCCTTGCCTTTGAGCAGACATTCAAGAACTCACTGACAACACTCCCTATGGGTGGCGCTAAGGGTGGTTCAGACTTTTCTCCTCGAGGCAAGTCAAATGCAGAGGTAATGCGTTTCTGTCAGGCTTTCATGAGAGAGTTGTGGAATTACATTGGTCCAGACTGTGACGTTCCAGCTGGTGACATCGGTGTTGGTGGACGTGAAGTTGGCTATATGTTTGGACAATATAAGAAACTGACGAACCAGTTTGTTGGCATCCTTACAGGTAAGGGACAAGAGTTTGGAGGCTCACTCATCCGTCCAGAAGCAACAGGATACGGCAATGTCTACTTCCTGCAAAATATGCTCAAGACCCGTAACATTGATATTATAGGCAAGACAGTACTTGTTTCAGGTTCTGGTAATGTAGCGCAATACACAATAGAAAAGTTGCTTGAATTAGGTGCAAAGCCCCTTACTTGTTCTGATTCTGATGGTTACATCTATGACCCAGATAGTATAGATGAGGAGAAGTTGGCTTATATAATGGAACTTAAGAACATTGAGCGTGGACGTATTCGCGAGTATGCAGAGAAGTATAATGTCAAGTATGTTTCAGGAGGAAGACCTTGGTCTGAGAAAGCTGACATCGCAACTCCATGCGCAACACAGAATGAAATCAACGGAGAAGCAGCTGCTGAACTCGTAAAGAATGGTGTTATCGCTGTGACAGAAGGTGCAAACATGCCTTCTACACCAGAGGCAGTAAAGATTTTCCAAGACGCAAAGGTACTCTATTGCCCAGGTAAAGCAAGTAATGCTGGTGGTGTAGCAGTGTCAGGACTTGAGATGAGTCAGAACTCTGGACGCCTGAAGTGGAGCCGTGAAGAGGTTGACCAGAGACTCCATCAGATTATGGATGATATCCACGCAAACTGTGTAAAATACGGAATAGAGCCTGATGGATATATCAACTATGTAAAAGGTGCTAACGTTGCAGGCTTCATTAAGGTTGCTAAGGCAATGATGGCGCAAGGCATTATTTAG